Proteins encoded by one window of Hylaeus volcanicus isolate JK05 chromosome 7, UHH_iyHylVolc1.0_haploid, whole genome shotgun sequence:
- the LOC128879491 gene encoding exosome complex component RRP46-like: MTEEATKTDIVLRPILCELNQLSMPDGSAMLMQGDTAVVVGIYGPIEAKPQKMVYNKAAVEVSYVPIKGPAKVDDRMTELYIKETCEAAMIVTFHPATAICINVQELEDSGGLLACTINAACLALINAAIPMKYTFAAVSCMIETDTGNIILDPNNAQLEDARAEFTYGFDGIKKDVICCHTAGRFTESEFFETMEKCKEASQYVFDFYRNLVKKYANVI, translated from the exons ATGACTGAAGAAGCTACGAAAACTGACATCGTATTACGACCAATACTTTGCGAATTGAATCAATTATCTATGCCTGATGGATCAGCAATGTTGATGCAAG GAGACACAGCAGTCGTCGTGGGTATCTATGGACCAATAGAAGCAAAACCACAAAAAATGGTTTACAACAAAGCAGCTGTTGAGGTATCATATGTGCCTATAAAAGGACCAGCTA AGGTGGATGACAGGATGACGGAATTGTACATAAAAGAAACATGCGAGGCAGCTATGATTGTTACATTTCATCCTGCAACTGCTATCTGTATCAATGTACAGGAGTTGGAAGATTCTGGTGGG ttgTTAGCTTGCACAATTAATGCAGCCTGCCTGGCACTTATTAATGCAGCTATTCCaatgaaatatacttttgCAGCAGTTAGTTGCATGATAGAAACAGAtactggaaatattatattagatCCAAACAATGCTCAGTTGGAG gaTGCTAGAGCTGAATTCACATACGGATTTgatggtataaaaaaagatgtcATATGTTGTCATACCGCAGGTCGTTTTACAGAATCAGAGTTTTTCGAAACAATGGAAAAGTGTAAAGAAGCTAGCCAAtatgtatttgatttttatagaaatcttGTAAAAAAGTATGCAAATGTCATATAa
- the LOC128879860 gene encoding radial spoke head protein 6 homolog A: MAYSYNIEEVPPDDVPCVEHDIRRAKKFLQKHSPESGDSLYDHLTEVLAKIIAEKPRNAVDIFEEYSRKVKEERFKTQTNHLRDLYVPPTQYEDAKKVINLIKTVQQLDQNEGETLGEDEEEDEGKRKKKPNMLDLLFYFEQTNIGLPRDEMVVLNLSLRKLLAEAPIENIRFWGKILGSPKNYYVVEADLQQEELDKRLEKLAEEEERKRQEDQAKAEEAARVAEEAAAAVEREAAEDEMEDTETKEEKDEEGLKLVFPPLPTPSWKPPPEVPSEKIGSGVNAKVYFVCNEPGLDKWIELPTVTPQQILIARQIVRRCTGNLETAIHTFPPFPGTEKNYLRAQIARISAATHVSPIGFFTFGGEDEEEEMGEEPEEGGTLSENVHYDPLPVKDLVDPSMTNWCHHTQYILKQGRTVWWNPAKEDQDEEVGEEEELEDEEEERTEVQKEVGPPLLTPLSEDAIVDTIIPWTVTQSSTVLPDLAVALVRSNTWPGAFAFACGRRFGNVYIGWGHKYHAYNYSPPTMPPVQDQYALGPEIMEVLDPTFEQEEAYRIAHLPPPPVIPMGDEEEEMVEEEEEEDEEDE; this comes from the exons ATGGCGTACAGCTATAACATTGAAGAGGTGCCGCCCGACGATGTTCCTTGCGTCGAGCACGACATACGACGCGCTAAAAAGTTCCTTCAGAAACACAGTCCAGAATCGGGTGATAGCTT GTATGATCATTTGACAGAAGTGTTGGCTAAGATAATAGCAGAGAAACCAAGAAACGCTGTCGATATTTTCGAGGAGTACAGCAGGAAGGTGAAAGAGGAGAGGTTCAAGACTCAAACCAACCACCTTCGAGATCTGTATGTTCCACCCACTCAGTACGAAGATGCAAAAAAGGTTATCAACCTGATCAAG ACCGTTCAGCAGCTCGATCAAAACGAAGGAGAAACACTGGGCGAGGATGAGGAAGAAGACGAagggaagaggaagaagaaaccGAATATGCTGGACCTCCTGTTTTATTTTGAGCAAACCAATATAGGTTTGCCTCGTGATGAAATGGTGGTGCTTAATTTGTCTCTGCGAAAACTGTTGGCTGAAGCTCCTATAGAAAACATAAG ATTCTGGGGAAAAATTTTGGGAAGTCCCAAAAATTACTACGTAGTAGAGGCTGACCTCCAACAAGAAGAATTGGACAAAAGATTAGAG AAATTAGCAGAAGAAGAGGAGAGGAAGCGACAAGAGGACCAAGCGAAAGCGGAAGAGGCAGCGAGAGTCGCGGAAGAAGCGGCCGCAGCGGTCGAAAGGGAAGCAGCGGAAGATGAAATGGAAGATACAGAAACGAAAGAGGAGAAAGATGAGGAGGGTTTGAAACTCGTCTTTCCACCACTGCCTACGCCTTCGTGGAAGCCGCCACCGGAAGTGCCTTCAGAGAAGATCGGAAGTGGCGTGAATGCCAAG GTGTATTTTGTATGCAACGAGCCCGGTTTGGACAAGTGGATCGAACTTCCAACAGTTACACCGCAGCAGATACTAATTGCGCGACAGATTGTCCGCCGGTGCACGGGAAATTTGGAAACAGCG ATTCATACGTTCCCGCCGTTTCCCGGCACGGAAAAAAATTATCTCCGCGCCCAAATAGCCAGAATTAGCGCGGCTACTCACGTTTCACCGATTGGCTTTTTCACTTTTGGCGGcgaggacgaagaagaagaaatgggAGAGGAGCCGGAAGAAG GTGGGACTTTGTCAGAAAATGTGCACTACGATCCTCTACCTGTCAAGGACCTGGTGGACCCTTCCATGACAAACTGGTGTCATCACACACAATACATCCTAAAACAGGGTCGAACTGTTTGGTGGAACCCAGCCAAGGAGGACCAAGAC GAAGAAGtcggagaagaagaagaattggaggacgaggaggaggaaaGGACTGAAGTCCAGAAAGAAGTGGGACCACCCCTACTGACTCCCTTATCGGAAGATGCTATCGTGGACACGATAATCCCCTGGACAGTCACGCAGTCCTCTACCGTCTTACCAGATCTAGCAGTGGCCCTAGTTAGGTCGAACACTTGGCCAGGAGCATTCGCCTTCGCCTGTGGAAG GCGTTTTGGTAACGTGTATATCGGCTGGGGCCACAAGTACCACGCTTACAACTATAGTCCACCGACCATGCCACCTGTGCAAGACCAGTATGCATTAGGTCCTGAGATCATGGAGGTTCTGGATCCCACCTTCGAACAAGAAGAGGCCTACCGCATTGCTCACTTACCTCCTCCACCGGTTATCCCAATGG gagatgaagaagaagaaatggtggaagaagaggaagaggaagacgaagaagacgaGTGA